A single window of Magnetococcus marinus MC-1 DNA harbors:
- a CDS encoding symmetrical bis(5'-nucleosyl)-tetraphosphatase, which translates to MAVYAIGDLHGCLDELQRLLALIRFDPAADRLYFTGDLISRGPHGLDCMRLVQSLGAQAVTLLGNHEVRLLALEHGALPASEHHWHRDYLQAEDRSSLYQWVRQMPLMVQEPLSRAYMVHAGIPAHWSLAQAQALAQQTVAYLRDDAGIIGLFGMLRRGLPQRDPGPEADPLERSAFVMTALTRMRLCNREGQLIWPKQLKQQGIEPYGFPAPECAYQPWFAQRGWQAGEKVLYGHWAMAGLQLKQHSLGLDSGCVYGGQLTALRLDDPEHPIAQVCCPGYTQDEA; encoded by the coding sequence ATGGCGGTCTATGCCATTGGTGATCTGCACGGGTGTTTGGATGAGTTGCAACGGCTGTTAGCGTTGATCCGCTTTGATCCGGCGGCAGACCGTCTCTATTTTACCGGTGATCTGATAAGCCGTGGTCCCCATGGTTTGGATTGCATGCGTTTGGTGCAATCCCTAGGGGCTCAGGCGGTGACGCTGCTGGGCAACCATGAGGTGCGTCTGCTGGCTTTGGAGCATGGGGCGCTACCGGCCAGTGAACACCATTGGCACCGGGATTATTTGCAGGCAGAGGATCGGTCGAGTCTCTATCAGTGGGTGCGGCAGATGCCGTTAATGGTGCAAGAGCCGCTGAGCAGGGCCTATATGGTGCACGCGGGCATACCGGCCCATTGGAGCCTTGCTCAGGCGCAGGCGTTGGCGCAACAGACGGTGGCCTATCTGCGGGATGATGCAGGGATTATAGGGCTGTTTGGGATGTTACGACGGGGTTTGCCCCAGCGCGACCCTGGCCCCGAGGCAGACCCTTTGGAGCGTAGCGCCTTTGTTATGACCGCATTAACGCGCATGCGCCTATGCAACCGCGAGGGGCAGCTGATCTGGCCCAAACAGCTCAAGCAGCAGGGTATTGAGCCTTATGGGTTTCCCGCGCCAGAGTGTGCCTATCAGCCGTGGTTTGCCCAGCGTGGGTGGCAAGCGGGGGAGAAGGTGCTCTACGGTCACTGGGCGATGGCGGGTTTACAGCTCAAACAACATAGCTTGGGGTTGGATTCTGGCTGTGTCTATGGGGGGCAGCTTACCGCCCTGCGTTTGGACGATCCAGAACATCCCATTGCTCAGGTTTGCTGCCCTGGTTATACCCAGGATGAGGCATAA
- a CDS encoding response regulator, with the protein MGIQRRVLGLIAFFLLVAFSAVEVRSYYQLKAYAEESLRTQAEIVQGLLMSIRRVYHHAFLDSHIPLSSDTVPLLPAHAINRISKEFPTWFKGGVSFNNVSDKPRNEQQRAKGIEQQAMAHFRQNPEEKRWFTQYQEENGEAYYHYATPIWIEPYCMQCHGAKEKAPAAIQKMYSTGFDYKIGDLRGVVSIKLPAAHINRLVKQQFLENSLIHLLIFGSAFFAISFFLRRDVGQPLEAISHAVRKFGQTRELPKFEEQPGEFQILLHTLTDMASTVVLRESEVQERQLQIELLLDSAGEGIYAIDTQGICIQCNPAAVALLGYASSTELVGRDIHTLCHRADEQGTHMPHSDCPGCKVIASGEPVHLAQEYLQRQDGSVFPVEMRIHPMHQGGRVVGAVVLFDDISRRLDAEQKLRLSERHFRTLVQALPGTFYKCAPDPLCTMYSLGDNIAELTGYAADSFIENHERSFSSVVHAEDWPRVREALDQALAQGVVYHLEYRVNHTDGKPRWVMDRGQAVYDEAGRAEVLYGVLLDMTERKQYEQRLESARQQADAGNRAKSEFLAVMSHEIRTPLNAIMGMGDLLGETALSPVQRHYLSISQHAGETLVELIEDILDLSRIEVGELELEPAPFEVEALVEEVCEVVTSSAHDKGLILLMRIDPLLPPVLIGDKKRLRQILFNLLFNAVKFTKHGEVMLDIRHDAARSAAGAVLLQVRDTGVGMAEEMIERVFEPFTQGDSTITRQYGGSGLGLTICKRLVSKMGGDIQLESALGRGTTATVQLVLPVGRHGMVAAVRQQVPLHGANLLLVDDNANNREIYTELLQQEGARVVGCATGETAMQQVSEANFDLAVLDFHMPSEDGLTLAGRIQEMVPNMPLLMLSSDQQPAAAARANSMGVTFLLKPVKRQLLRQTIAQLMQSGKGVKDAPVLGQGVESGPQKGLKILLAEDVPENALLIEAYLEETGHQISVVGDGQQAFERFQEEPFDLVLMDLQMPVMNGLQATRHIRAWEQAQGVKRTPILALTAHAMKEDESKSLEAGCDGHLTKPIRKQVFLQKLQGFLG; encoded by the coding sequence ATGGGGATACAGCGTCGCGTATTGGGGCTCATCGCGTTTTTTCTGTTGGTGGCTTTTAGTGCCGTAGAGGTGCGCTCCTATTATCAGTTAAAGGCGTATGCCGAGGAGAGTTTGCGCACGCAAGCAGAGATTGTGCAGGGTCTTCTAATGTCCATCCGGCGGGTCTACCATCATGCCTTTCTTGATAGCCATATTCCCCTATCGTCCGATACCGTGCCGCTGTTGCCGGCCCATGCGATCAATCGCATCTCCAAAGAGTTCCCGACTTGGTTTAAAGGTGGGGTGAGCTTTAATAATGTGTCCGACAAACCCCGCAATGAGCAGCAAAGGGCCAAGGGTATCGAGCAACAGGCGATGGCCCATTTTCGCCAAAATCCCGAAGAAAAACGCTGGTTCACCCAATATCAAGAGGAAAATGGCGAGGCTTACTACCACTACGCCACCCCCATCTGGATCGAACCTTACTGCATGCAATGTCATGGGGCTAAAGAAAAAGCGCCTGCGGCCATTCAAAAAATGTACAGCACCGGTTTTGACTACAAGATTGGGGATCTGCGTGGCGTGGTGAGTATTAAGCTGCCCGCCGCCCACATCAACCGTTTGGTTAAACAGCAATTTTTGGAAAATAGTTTAATCCATCTGCTGATCTTTGGCTCAGCCTTTTTTGCCATCAGCTTTTTTTTAAGGCGGGATGTGGGCCAGCCCTTGGAGGCCATCTCACATGCGGTGCGCAAATTTGGACAGACTCGGGAGTTGCCCAAGTTTGAAGAGCAACCGGGTGAATTTCAGATATTGCTTCACACCTTGACCGATATGGCCAGTACAGTGGTGCTGCGAGAGAGCGAGGTGCAAGAGCGTCAGTTACAGATCGAGCTGCTGTTGGACTCTGCCGGCGAAGGGATCTATGCTATTGATACCCAGGGTATTTGCATTCAGTGTAACCCTGCGGCGGTCGCGTTGTTGGGGTATGCCAGCAGCACCGAACTGGTGGGTCGGGATATCCATACCCTGTGCCATCGTGCCGATGAACAGGGTACGCATATGCCCCACAGCGATTGCCCCGGCTGCAAGGTCATTGCCAGTGGCGAGCCGGTGCACCTGGCTCAAGAGTATCTACAGCGCCAGGATGGTAGCGTGTTCCCGGTGGAGATGCGCATTCACCCCATGCATCAGGGGGGGAGGGTGGTGGGTGCGGTGGTGCTGTTTGATGATATTTCACGACGCTTGGATGCCGAACAGAAACTGCGCCTGTCCGAGCGGCATTTCCGCACTTTGGTACAAGCGTTACCCGGTACTTTTTATAAGTGTGCCCCAGATCCCTTGTGTACCATGTACAGCTTGGGTGACAACATTGCCGAGCTGACAGGTTATGCAGCTGACAGCTTTATTGAAAATCATGAGCGTAGTTTTAGCAGTGTGGTGCATGCCGAGGATTGGCCCAGGGTGAGAGAAGCCTTGGATCAAGCACTGGCGCAGGGGGTTGTGTATCACCTGGAGTATCGTGTTAACCACACCGACGGCAAACCACGTTGGGTGATGGATCGTGGGCAAGCGGTCTATGATGAAGCGGGTAGGGCCGAGGTGCTCTACGGCGTCTTGCTGGATATGACCGAGCGTAAACAGTATGAGCAGCGCTTGGAGAGTGCCCGCCAGCAGGCCGATGCAGGCAACCGCGCCAAAAGTGAGTTTTTAGCGGTGATGAGCCATGAGATTCGCACTCCGCTTAATGCCATTATGGGGATGGGGGATCTGTTGGGAGAGACCGCGCTCAGTCCGGTACAGCGCCACTATCTGAGCATCAGCCAGCATGCGGGGGAAACCCTGGTGGAGTTGATTGAAGATATTCTGGATCTCTCCCGTATAGAAGTGGGTGAACTGGAGCTGGAGCCTGCACCGTTTGAGGTGGAAGCCTTGGTGGAGGAGGTGTGCGAGGTGGTAACATCCTCGGCCCATGATAAAGGGCTGATTCTACTCATGCGCATCGACCCGCTGTTACCACCGGTATTGATCGGAGATAAAAAACGTCTGCGCCAAATTTTATTTAACCTGTTGTTTAATGCCGTCAAGTTTACCAAGCATGGCGAGGTGATGTTGGATATTCGCCACGATGCTGCCCGTTCGGCGGCGGGGGCTGTTCTGTTACAGGTGCGCGATACCGGGGTGGGTATGGCCGAAGAGATGATCGAGCGGGTCTTTGAACCCTTTACCCAAGGGGACTCCACCATTACCCGGCAGTATGGTGGCAGCGGTTTGGGCTTGACCATTTGCAAGCGCTTGGTGAGCAAAATGGGGGGGGATATTCAACTGGAGAGTGCGTTGGGTCGGGGTACGACCGCGACGGTACAGTTGGTGTTGCCGGTGGGACGCCATGGCATGGTGGCGGCTGTTCGTCAGCAGGTGCCGCTACACGGGGCGAACCTGTTGTTGGTGGATGATAACGCCAACAACCGCGAAATTTATACGGAGCTCTTGCAGCAAGAGGGGGCCCGGGTGGTGGGCTGTGCCACAGGCGAGACGGCCATGCAACAGGTGAGCGAGGCAAACTTTGATCTGGCGGTGTTGGATTTTCATATGCCCTCAGAGGATGGCTTAACCCTGGCCGGGCGTATCCAGGAGATGGTGCCCAACATGCCTCTACTGATGCTGAGTTCCGATCAACAGCCGGCGGCGGCGGCGCGGGCCAACAGCATGGGTGTGACCTTTTTGTTAAAGCCGGTCAAGCGGCAGCTGTTACGTCAAACCATCGCCCAGTTGATGCAGTCAGGCAAGGGTGTCAAGGATGCTCCTGTACTTGGGCAGGGCGTGGAGTCCGGGCCGCAGAAAGGGCTTAAAATTTTGCTGGCCGAGGATGTGCCAGAAAATGCCCTGTTGATTGAAGCCTATTTGGAAGAAACAGGGCACCAAATCAGTGTGGTGGGGGATGGTCAGCAGGCGTTTGAGCGTTTTCAAGAAGAACCGTTTGATCTGGTGCTTATGGATCTACAAATGCCGGTGATGAACGGCTTGCAAGCGACCCGTCATATCCGTGCCTGGGAGCAGGCACAAGGGGTAAAACGCACCCCTATTTTGGCCCTGACTGCCCACGCCATGAAAGAGGACGAGTCTAAATCCTTAGAGGCGGGTTGTGATGGGCACCTAACCAAACCCATACGTAAGCAAGTTTTTTTGCAAAAGTTGCAAGGGTTCCTGGGTTAA
- a CDS encoding guanylate kinase/L-type calcium channel region, which translates to MARFIILSGPACVGKGPLMAAMAKFYPELLAHMQRVVLYSERAPRPHERDGVDYHFRTRKRIDQIGQKKGYLSFESRGELQCVDLAAIDKALGEGQDVLFEGNTYLVNKLREIGLFDRYETLKIFLSPLSQAEIIHLKECVPGVDLKNFVADVMRRKLLHRTSKWKGPLGLPDLQDVERRATRALAEMAQAHHYDAVIANHDGEGHDNWDAFYHPIGDARRTMETFAGLLQGKRLHGRLEHWDKALITGKMLDEL; encoded by the coding sequence ATGGCACGTTTTATCATACTTTCCGGGCCAGCCTGTGTGGGCAAAGGGCCGTTGATGGCGGCCATGGCGAAGTTTTATCCCGAGCTGCTCGCCCATATGCAGCGGGTGGTGCTCTACAGTGAGCGAGCACCGCGCCCCCATGAGCGGGATGGGGTGGATTACCATTTTCGTACCCGTAAGAGAATTGACCAGATCGGTCAGAAAAAGGGCTATCTGAGCTTTGAATCCCGTGGCGAACTTCAGTGTGTGGATCTGGCGGCCATCGATAAAGCGCTGGGGGAGGGGCAGGATGTGTTGTTTGAGGGCAACACCTACCTGGTCAATAAATTGCGGGAGATCGGCCTGTTTGACCGCTATGAAACCCTGAAAATTTTTCTCTCCCCCCTCTCTCAAGCGGAGATTATACACTTGAAGGAGTGTGTGCCTGGGGTGGATCTGAAAAATTTTGTGGCGGATGTGATGCGCCGTAAACTGCTGCATCGGACCTCTAAATGGAAAGGGCCATTGGGGTTGCCCGATTTGCAGGATGTGGAGCGACGCGCTACCCGGGCTTTGGCGGAGATGGCGCAGGCCCACCACTATGACGCGGTAATCGCCAACCATGATGGCGAGGGGCATGATAACTGGGATGCCTTTTATCACCCCATTGGCGACGCCCGCCGCACCATGGAGACCTTTGCCGGACTGTTGCAAGGCAAGCGTCTGCATGGGCGTCTTGAACATTGGGATAAAGCACTGATTACGGGAAAGATGTTGGATGAGCTTTGA
- a CDS encoding CBS domain-containing protein, protein MRVKDVMTTHVRTARRHDDLKSVASQICALKVSGLPVVEEGGRLVGIVSEKDILNALLPSYSDYLADPVKGNDFEAMEATYPEVMGRSVEEVMIASVMTCNPEDPVLDAASRMTSRHFRRLPVVDDKQLLVGIVSLSDIHQAIFKKTFAL, encoded by the coding sequence ATGCGTGTTAAAGATGTCATGACCACCCATGTACGGACGGCCCGTCGGCACGATGATCTTAAAAGTGTGGCCTCGCAAATTTGTGCTTTAAAAGTGAGCGGATTGCCGGTGGTCGAAGAGGGGGGGCGGTTGGTGGGCATTGTTTCGGAGAAGGATATTCTCAATGCGCTGCTACCCAGCTATTCGGACTATCTGGCCGACCCGGTCAAGGGCAACGATTTTGAGGCGATGGAGGCTACCTATCCCGAGGTGATGGGCCGCTCGGTCGAAGAGGTTATGATCGCCTCGGTCATGACCTGCAACCCGGAAGATCCGGTATTGGATGCCGCTTCGCGGATGACCTCCCGCCACTTCCGGCGGCTGCCGGTGGTGGATGACAAGCAGTTGCTGGTGGGCATCGTCAGTCTGAGCGATATTCACCAAGCCATTTTTAAAAAGACCTTTGCCCTATAA
- a CDS encoding thioredoxin family protein → MPRPQAILLMGPGCPHCSSMLKALNELLEQGELAKLEIYNVHFFPEEAASRGVRSVPWLSLGPFVFSGAMSLGELRHWLAQRRDPKGMALYFDHLFSSGQRQLVETMVRNQPKHLAAFVDLLGDDKVGINTRLGVGVVLEELQDSGLAQTITQGLCRLTEHRDPRIRGDACHYLPLTKDRSAVPYLEARLDDENQDVREIAREALDELDENSGGVPTVH, encoded by the coding sequence ATGCCAAGACCACAAGCCATATTGTTGATGGGGCCGGGGTGTCCCCACTGTAGCAGCATGCTTAAAGCCCTCAATGAACTGTTGGAGCAGGGTGAATTGGCTAAATTGGAGATCTATAATGTGCATTTTTTCCCCGAAGAGGCGGCCTCGCGGGGGGTGCGCAGTGTGCCGTGGTTAAGTTTGGGCCCCTTTGTGTTTAGTGGTGCCATGAGCCTGGGTGAGCTGCGCCATTGGTTGGCGCAACGCCGTGACCCCAAGGGGATGGCGCTTTACTTTGATCATCTCTTTTCGTCGGGGCAGCGGCAACTGGTAGAGACCATGGTGCGCAACCAACCCAAACATCTGGCAGCCTTTGTGGATCTGCTGGGGGATGATAAAGTGGGTATCAACACCCGCTTGGGGGTTGGCGTGGTGCTGGAAGAGTTACAAGACAGCGGGTTGGCACAAACCATTACCCAGGGGTTGTGCCGGTTGACGGAGCATCGGGATCCCCGCATTCGGGGGGATGCCTGTCACTATCTCCCATTAACCAAGGATCGCAGCGCGGTACCCTATCTGGAAGCTCGCCTGGATGATGAAAATCAAGATGTGCGGGAGATTGCGCGAGAGGCGTTGGATGAGCTGGATGAAAACTCCGGTGGTGTGCCGACGGTACACTAA
- a CDS encoding DEAD/DEAH box helicase gives MVRITFNLGTLILHGSAEELALVAEHVTWDDRIHAYRAEARYYGTIALALHRAKIAFDDQARAFDKQPFQLVSPLHPRPHQQIAIQKWAENNHTGVVVLPTGSGKSLVARLAMQRVRRNTLITVPTLDLMHQWVEQLHAAFNQEIGMLGGGEHSLHPITVSTYDSAAIHMERYGCRFGLLICDECHHLPTPSTRLVATMCMAPFRLGLTATPERSDGGETTLYDLLGAQVHRVEIQHLEGEYLANYDLHQVPIILDDDEREVYDTAYHHYKQFAQINGCRLGSPGGWNNFIMLCTRSKEGREAFKAYHTQKRIARASRAKLRAVWHLLREHRGEQAILFTDDNATAYAIGETFFLPVITHKTRLAERKALLDHFRAGQIRHMVTSRVLNEGVDVPDVAVGIIVSGTGSVREHVQRLGRILRPRQGKQAVLYELVSEDTAETYTSARRRQHAAYQKEQGVLDPC, from the coding sequence ATGGTGCGTATCACCTTCAATCTGGGAACCTTGATCCTGCACGGTTCTGCGGAAGAGCTGGCCCTGGTGGCCGAGCATGTCACCTGGGATGACCGCATTCACGCCTACCGAGCCGAAGCCCGCTATTATGGCACGATTGCACTGGCCCTGCATCGCGCAAAGATCGCTTTTGACGATCAAGCGCGTGCCTTTGACAAACAGCCTTTTCAGTTGGTGAGCCCCCTACACCCCCGCCCGCACCAACAGATTGCCATTCAAAAGTGGGCAGAAAACAACCACACCGGGGTGGTGGTGCTGCCCACCGGTTCGGGCAAATCCTTGGTGGCCCGGCTGGCCATGCAGCGGGTCCGCCGCAATACCCTGATCACCGTCCCGACCCTGGATCTGATGCATCAATGGGTCGAGCAGCTACATGCGGCTTTTAACCAAGAGATCGGCATGTTGGGTGGTGGTGAACACAGCCTACACCCCATCACCGTCAGCACGTATGATTCCGCTGCCATTCATATGGAGCGTTACGGCTGCCGATTTGGTCTGCTTATCTGTGATGAGTGCCACCATCTGCCCACCCCCAGCACCCGGCTGGTGGCCACCATGTGCATGGCACCCTTTCGCCTAGGGCTTACCGCCACCCCAGAGCGCAGCGATGGCGGCGAAACCACCCTCTATGATCTGTTGGGTGCCCAAGTCCACCGGGTCGAGATTCAGCATCTCGAAGGGGAGTATCTGGCCAACTATGATCTGCATCAGGTACCCATTATCTTGGACGATGACGAGCGCGAAGTCTACGATACCGCCTACCACCACTATAAACAGTTTGCCCAAATCAACGGCTGCCGTTTAGGCTCACCGGGGGGATGGAACAACTTTATCATGCTCTGCACCCGCTCCAAAGAGGGGCGCGAGGCATTTAAAGCCTACCACACACAAAAGCGCATCGCCCGCGCCAGCCGTGCCAAACTACGCGCCGTCTGGCACCTATTACGGGAACACCGTGGCGAGCAGGCGATTCTTTTTACCGACGATAACGCCACGGCCTACGCCATTGGCGAGACCTTTTTTCTACCGGTTATCACCCATAAAACCCGCCTCGCCGAACGCAAGGCACTGTTGGATCACTTTCGCGCGGGGCAGATCCGCCACATGGTCACTTCTCGGGTGCTCAACGAAGGGGTGGATGTGCCGGATGTCGCGGTGGGTATTATTGTCTCGGGCACCGGTTCGGTGCGGGAGCATGTGCAGCGGCTGGGGCGCATCTTGCGGCCCCGCCAGGGTAAACAGGCGGTGCTCTATGAGCTGGTGAGTGAAGATACCGCCGAGACCTACACCAGCGCCCGCCGCCGCCAACATGCGGCTTACCAAAAAGAGCAAGGGGTGTTGGATCCATGCTAA
- a CDS encoding CYTH domain-containing protein, translated as MSFEIERKFLLSHDGWRGLATGTLYRQGFLSTDKERVVRVRIAGDRGSLTIKGLTRGAKRREFEYEIPLDEAALLLDELCHQPLIEKHRYCIPHGQHMWEVDEFIGENAGLLIAEVELSAEDESVELPDWVGQEVTEDHRYANASLVSNPYRRWSTEG; from the coding sequence ATGAGCTTTGAGATCGAGCGAAAATTTTTACTGAGCCACGATGGCTGGCGCGGGTTGGCAACAGGCACCCTCTACCGCCAGGGTTTTCTGAGCACCGATAAAGAGCGGGTGGTGCGCGTGCGCATCGCTGGGGATCGGGGCAGTCTGACCATCAAAGGGTTAACCCGGGGGGCAAAACGGCGGGAATTTGAGTATGAAATTCCCTTGGATGAGGCCGCTTTGTTGCTGGACGAACTGTGCCATCAACCCTTGATCGAAAAACATCGCTACTGCATTCCTCATGGCCAACATATGTGGGAAGTTGATGAATTTATCGGTGAAAATGCGGGTCTGCTGATTGCCGAGGTGGAGCTTTCTGCGGAGGATGAGTCGGTGGAGCTGCCCGATTGGGTCGGGCAGGAGGTGACGGAGGATCATCGTTATGCCAATGCCTCGCTGGTGAGCAACCCGTACCGTCGGTGGTCGACAGAGGGGTAG
- a CDS encoding DUF790 family protein: MLTKEHMRFSQRGGILKPGFIDVNNRTLLNAVEALTELFQHGAGLTRAELAEQCEPIIATGFKNPKILRGIEKLLLDRCQFAEPDESAMQRRSAIFAKAAELLEQAHLEELPRYRSAIGQAFNSDPEQLAAALYNDLPERQPLLTFRPLQAQKMLYRYNAAQVQGLLLRAERLTLTFNANDPGTLRLLLQQLRFHRLLARVTRLPHEQVKMVLDGPVSVLEQTQKYGLQLALFFPILLLQKGWSLEALIRPQGKPAATLKLDPSAPLSYWNSHTRAYRPDAEFAQFAANFREKFPDWTVDEHPPLLDLGQQEICAPDMAFHKGEHPFYLELFHRWHATPLLRRLEHLSKRGRDKPPLILGVERSLLKNSQVAQALESSPLFAQRGFMFRDLPSSRTLAKLLETLI; encoded by the coding sequence ATGCTAACCAAAGAGCATATGCGCTTTAGCCAGCGTGGCGGCATCCTGAAACCGGGTTTTATTGATGTCAATAACCGCACCCTGCTCAATGCCGTGGAGGCCCTTACCGAGCTTTTTCAACATGGGGCCGGTCTAACCCGTGCGGAGCTGGCCGAACAGTGCGAACCCATCATTGCCACCGGATTTAAAAACCCAAAAATATTAAGGGGCATCGAGAAGCTGCTGCTGGACCGTTGCCAGTTTGCCGAACCCGATGAAAGCGCCATGCAGCGGCGTAGCGCCATTTTTGCCAAAGCTGCCGAGCTGCTTGAGCAAGCTCATTTGGAAGAGTTGCCCCGCTACCGCAGCGCCATTGGCCAAGCCTTTAACAGCGATCCTGAGCAGTTGGCAGCGGCGCTCTATAATGATTTGCCCGAGCGTCAACCGCTGCTTACCTTTCGCCCCTTACAAGCGCAAAAAATGCTCTACCGCTACAATGCCGCCCAGGTCCAAGGGCTGCTGTTGCGGGCGGAGCGCTTAACCCTCACCTTTAATGCCAACGACCCCGGCACACTGCGGCTGCTGCTGCAACAACTGCGCTTTCACCGGCTTTTGGCCCGTGTCACCCGACTGCCCCATGAGCAGGTAAAAATGGTGCTGGATGGCCCCGTCAGCGTCTTGGAGCAGACCCAAAAATATGGGCTGCAACTGGCGCTATTTTTCCCCATTCTGCTGCTCCAGAAAGGTTGGAGCCTAGAGGCGCTCATCCGCCCCCAAGGCAAACCCGCCGCCACCCTTAAACTCGATCCCAGCGCCCCGTTAAGTTACTGGAACAGCCATACCCGCGCCTACCGGCCCGATGCGGAATTTGCCCAGTTTGCCGCCAATTTTCGCGAAAAATTTCCCGACTGGACGGTGGATGAACACCCCCCCTTACTGGATTTGGGTCAGCAAGAGATCTGCGCCCCGGATATGGCGTTTCATAAAGGGGAGCACCCCTTTTATCTGGAGCTGTTTCACCGCTGGCACGCCACCCCCTTGCTGCGCCGCTTGGAACACCTCAGCAAACGGGGGAGAGACAAGCCACCCCTTATTCTTGGGGTTGAACGCTCATTGTTGAAAAACAGCCAAGTGGCCCAAGCCCTAGAGAGCAGTCCGCTGTTTGCGCAGCGCGGTTTTATGTTTCGTGATCTGCCCTCTTCCCGCACCCTAGCTAAATTGCTCGAAACACTTATTTAG
- a CDS encoding glycerophosphodiester phosphodiesterase, with amino-acid sequence MLSLLHRCQTTRVIAHRGARAYAPENTQAAFEKAVTLTGADAIELDVQLSADGVVMVCHDDTLTRTTNAAHKLPAAPGGGYPLHHYSAAQLLQLDAGSWFVKAHQDALQGRPAPAYLHQRQADELHCYLSDDDLRHYGSGSVTLPTLASVLTWAQQAHVELNIEIKEGTSPADGTLAQQVVALVQRHGMAHHTLISSFSRQQLQHLRKWDAQLPIALLADRPQAHVEEQLRALGANAYHPGCTPPDDALGDAAEAHIAQWQKAGFAITLWTCNDKSHMARWIDAGVCGIISDLPNRVREMVMQQTTHPRKIAYPATTEN; translated from the coding sequence ATGCTCTCCTTACTGCATCGCTGTCAGACTACCCGAGTGATCGCCCACCGGGGGGCTCGCGCTTATGCGCCAGAGAACACCCAAGCTGCCTTTGAAAAGGCTGTTACCCTGACCGGGGCCGATGCCATTGAGTTGGATGTGCAACTCAGTGCCGATGGTGTTGTCATGGTATGCCATGACGATACCCTAACCCGTACCACCAACGCCGCCCACAAGCTCCCAGCTGCCCCGGGCGGGGGCTATCCGTTGCACCACTACAGCGCCGCCCAACTGCTCCAGTTGGATGCCGGGAGCTGGTTTGTCAAAGCCCATCAGGATGCCCTGCAAGGCCGCCCCGCACCGGCCTATCTGCACCAGCGCCAAGCCGACGAACTCCACTGTTATCTCAGTGATGACGATCTGCGCCACTACGGTTCGGGCAGCGTGACACTACCCACCTTAGCCAGCGTTTTAACGTGGGCACAACAGGCGCATGTTGAGCTTAATATTGAGATAAAAGAGGGCACCTCACCCGCCGATGGCACCCTCGCCCAGCAGGTGGTGGCGCTGGTGCAGCGCCATGGGATGGCTCACCATACGCTGATCTCCTCGTTTAGCCGCCAGCAGCTCCAGCATCTCCGCAAATGGGATGCTCAACTGCCCATTGCCCTATTGGCGGACCGCCCCCAGGCCCATGTGGAGGAACAGTTACGCGCCCTTGGGGCCAATGCCTACCACCCGGGCTGCACCCCACCCGATGATGCCCTAGGCGATGCCGCCGAAGCCCACATTGCCCAGTGGCAAAAAGCCGGTTTTGCCATTACTTTATGGACCTGTAATGATAAATCGCACATGGCACGCTGGATTGACGCCGGGGTCTGCGGTATCATCAGCGACCTACCCAACCGGGTGCGGGAGATGGTGATGCAACAGACCACCCACCCCCGCAAAATTGCGTACCCTGCAACGACGGAAAACTGA